In one window of Pedosphaera parvula Ellin514 DNA:
- a CDS encoding YezD family protein, whose translation MKTNNTNKVDDLSEKERWLELVQKQVDSLRFGVVQIVVHDSRVVQIEKTEKLRIEQKEN comes from the coding sequence ATGAAAACAAACAATACAAACAAGGTTGACGACCTCAGCGAGAAAGAGCGTTGGCTGGAACTGGTTCAGAAGCAGGTCGATTCATTGCGATTTGGTGTCGTGCAAATCGTGGTGCACGATTCCAGGGTGGTTCAGATTGAAAAGACCGAAAAACTGCGCATCGAGCAAAAGGAGAATTAG
- a CDS encoding RrF2 family transcriptional regulator — MKLSLRGEYALRALIVLGLNYDQSVVRIQTISDQQNIPKRFLEQILNDLKTAGIVDSKRGVSGGYRLGKAPDQITLATVIRYIEGPLAPVSCVSEKFYEKCSCPDESKCGIRSIMKEVRDAIVKILDGVTVAELCDRVKQLQGSHANPLDYVI, encoded by the coding sequence ATGAAATTGTCTTTGCGAGGGGAATATGCGCTACGGGCGCTAATAGTCTTGGGCTTGAATTACGACCAATCGGTCGTGCGTATTCAGACGATTTCAGATCAGCAGAACATTCCAAAACGTTTTCTGGAGCAAATCCTTAACGATCTAAAAACCGCTGGTATCGTGGACAGTAAACGCGGCGTCTCCGGTGGCTACCGTTTGGGCAAAGCTCCCGATCAAATTACATTGGCCACTGTGATTCGATATATCGAAGGTCCTTTGGCTCCCGTAAGTTGTGTGAGTGAAAAATTCTACGAAAAGTGCTCCTGCCCGGATGAATCCAAATGCGGGATTCGCAGCATCATGAAGGAAGTGCGCGATGCCATCGTGAAAATTCTTGATGGAGTGACCGTTGCTGAACTCTGTGATCGTGTGAAGCAACTCCAGGGCAGTCACGCCAACCCGCTGGATTACGTCATCTAG
- a CDS encoding zinc-dependent alcohol dehydrogenase: MKAVVFHGIGDIRLDNVPEPRIEQPQDAIVRLTASAICGTDLHMVRGTLSPMKPGTILGHEGVGVVEEVGPKVRNFKKGDRVVIGSTIACGSCSFCRHGYYSQCDNANPNGPSAGTAFYGGPEETGSFNGLQAEFARVPFANTNLVKLPEMMTDDQAIMISDIFPTGYFGADLAQIKDGDIVAVFGCGPVGQFAIASALLFNAGRVIAVDTFPDRLEMAREQGAEVIDFNAEDPVEAIKELTDGKGADRVIDAVGVDAEPPRRGPAAEKAAKYRELFEEEIEKIAPSAKPQGELWKPGQAPSQAIQWSVECVRKAGTISVIGVYPQTMIWFPFGQAMNRNLTVQAGNCNHRRYIPKLVRMVQSEEIDPENILTKREPLMSAIDAFKAFDQRKPGWIKVELQPEEGEAIRPRFKVPEAQARKKG, encoded by the coding sequence ATGAAAGCAGTAGTTTTCCACGGGATTGGGGATATTCGTCTGGACAATGTTCCGGAACCCAGGATTGAACAACCGCAGGATGCGATTGTGCGGCTGACGGCGAGCGCCATCTGTGGCACGGATTTGCATATGGTCCGGGGCACGCTCTCACCAATGAAGCCGGGAACAATTCTCGGGCATGAAGGAGTGGGAGTGGTGGAGGAGGTGGGGCCCAAAGTGCGCAATTTCAAAAAGGGAGATCGGGTGGTCATTGGTTCAACCATTGCCTGTGGGAGTTGCTCGTTCTGTCGGCATGGTTATTACTCGCAATGTGACAACGCCAATCCGAACGGGCCAAGCGCCGGCACTGCCTTCTATGGAGGGCCGGAGGAAACCGGTTCTTTTAATGGATTACAGGCGGAGTTTGCACGTGTGCCTTTTGCGAATACAAATCTGGTGAAGTTGCCCGAGATGATGACAGATGATCAGGCCATCATGATATCAGACATTTTCCCAACGGGGTATTTCGGGGCTGACCTGGCCCAGATAAAGGATGGGGACATTGTCGCGGTGTTTGGTTGTGGACCGGTGGGCCAATTTGCCATTGCGAGCGCTCTTTTATTTAATGCTGGTCGTGTGATCGCAGTTGATACTTTTCCCGATCGATTGGAGATGGCGCGCGAGCAAGGGGCTGAAGTAATTGATTTTAATGCAGAAGATCCTGTGGAAGCCATCAAGGAACTGACTGACGGGAAGGGGGCGGACCGTGTCATTGACGCCGTGGGGGTGGACGCCGAACCGCCAAGGCGTGGTCCGGCGGCAGAAAAGGCGGCCAAGTACCGGGAGCTGTTCGAGGAGGAAATCGAAAAGATTGCGCCCTCGGCCAAACCTCAAGGGGAGTTGTGGAAACCGGGACAGGCACCATCGCAGGCGATACAGTGGTCGGTTGAATGCGTTCGGAAGGCAGGGACGATTTCCGTTATCGGCGTTTATCCGCAAACGATGATCTGGTTTCCGTTCGGCCAGGCGATGAACAGAAATCTTACAGTGCAGGCGGGCAACTGCAATCATCGGCGCTATATTCCCAAGTTGGTTCGCATGGTCCAAAGCGAAGAAATTGATCCCGAGAACATCCTTACGAAGCGCGAGCCGCTTATGTCTGCCATTGATGCCTTCAAAGCCTTCGATCAGCGGAAGCCCGGATGGATCAAAGTGGAGTTGCAGCCTGAGGAAGGTGAAGCGATAAGGCCACGCTTTAAAGTGCCCGAGGCGCAAGCCCGGAAAAAGGGTTAG
- a CDS encoding shikimate kinase has protein sequence MSGTRQFHNIALIGFMGTGKSSVGHIVADQLRFSFLDTDELIESRRGKSISAIFSEEGEPAFREYERDLVLELASRNKTVISTGGGLGANTANVASLKEYSFVVCLWASPEKIWDRVRSQTHRPLLREADPLGKIRQLLAAREPFYKEADVLLNTEVRCLKEVAQQVLHQFQLAKTLYR, from the coding sequence ATGAGCGGCACACGGCAGTTCCATAATATCGCCCTGATAGGTTTCATGGGCACCGGAAAGTCTTCTGTAGGTCACATCGTTGCCGATCAACTACGTTTCAGCTTTCTCGATACGGATGAACTTATCGAATCGCGCCGCGGCAAATCAATCAGTGCCATCTTCTCAGAGGAAGGCGAACCCGCCTTCAGGGAATATGAACGAGACCTGGTTCTAGAACTCGCATCGCGTAATAAAACAGTGATCTCGACCGGAGGCGGTCTGGGTGCAAATACTGCCAATGTCGCTTCACTAAAGGAGTATTCCTTCGTGGTTTGCCTCTGGGCTTCCCCGGAAAAAATCTGGGATCGGGTGCGAAGTCAAACTCATCGCCCCCTGCTCCGCGAGGCCGATCCTCTCGGCAAAATTCGGCAACTTCTCGCCGCTCGCGAACCATTTTATAAAGAGGCGGACGTGCTCTTGAACACCGAAGTCCGCTGCCTTAAGGAAGTTGCCCAACAGGTCTTGCATCAATTCCAGCTTGCGAAAACGTTATATCGGTGA
- the queG gene encoding tRNA epoxyqueuosine(34) reductase QueG, with product MKTDIQKRAKELEFDDCRMTSAAPPATAELFQRWLAAGKHGGMSWLERNAHKRIDPQQVLANAKSIITLAVSYSPCSVLNPPRSTGLIARYARFADYHDVLAGRLKALTDFLNQLAGEGTRSLWYVDTGPLLERDIAQRSGLGFVGKHTNIISRRLGNWIFLSEIITTLELAPDTPEHNRCGSCTRCLTACPTNAITAPFQLDARRCISYLTIELKGSIPVELRPLIGNRIYGCDDCLAACPWNRFAQEGSMMKPHARPDLATPDLIELLSLDDTAFKQRFAGTPMLRTKRRGILRNVCVALGNIGDDSALPVLEHAAQDTDPIIAEHAQWAMEQIRQRE from the coding sequence GTGAAGACGGATATCCAAAAGCGGGCGAAGGAACTTGAATTTGACGATTGTCGGATGACCTCTGCCGCCCCCCCCGCAACTGCCGAACTGTTTCAACGCTGGCTTGCAGCCGGAAAACACGGCGGAATGAGCTGGCTCGAGCGCAACGCCCACAAACGCATAGACCCCCAACAGGTGCTCGCGAATGCTAAAAGCATCATCACTCTCGCTGTCTCCTACTCGCCATGCTCAGTCCTCAATCCGCCACGTTCAACCGGTTTGATCGCCCGCTATGCTCGCTTCGCCGACTACCACGACGTTTTGGCCGGCCGCCTCAAGGCGCTCACCGACTTCCTGAACCAACTCGCTGGCGAAGGCACCCGCTCACTCTGGTATGTGGACACAGGCCCTCTTTTGGAACGCGATATCGCCCAACGCTCCGGCCTCGGTTTCGTTGGCAAGCACACCAACATCATCAGCCGCCGGCTCGGTAACTGGATTTTCCTTTCAGAAATCATCACCACACTCGAACTGGCTCCTGACACCCCGGAACATAATCGCTGCGGTTCCTGCACGCGGTGCCTGACCGCCTGCCCAACCAATGCCATTACTGCCCCATTCCAACTCGATGCCCGCCGTTGCATTTCCTATTTAACCATCGAACTCAAAGGCTCCATCCCCGTAGAGCTTCGTCCTCTCATCGGCAATCGCATTTATGGCTGTGACGATTGCCTCGCCGCGTGCCCATGGAATCGCTTCGCCCAGGAAGGCAGCATGATGAAACCCCATGCCCGACCTGATCTGGCCACGCCCGATCTGATTGAACTCCTTTCATTGGATGACACCGCCTTCAAACAACGCTTTGCCGGCACTCCCATGCTCCGCACCAAACGTCGCGGCATCCTCCGCAACGTCTGTGTCGCCTTGGGCAACATCGGCGACGATTCCGCCCTCCCTGTCCTCGAACACGCCGCTCAAGACACCGATCCCATTATCGCCGAACACGCCCAATGGGCCATGGAACAAATCCGCCAACGTGAATAA
- a CDS encoding c-type cytochrome, which translates to MIYLNNHAGGFNPKVYPPFASFKEVDDAQPVSAGGDAIKKGEKVFNLSCSPCHQANGLGVAGQFPPLAGSEWVLAPKTDRIIRIVLNGFQGPVEVKGAQFNNVMVPWRDSLKDEDIANVITYVRQAWGNKAGPVKPEEVKAIREATAQKGDAYTSPELQPIPDR; encoded by the coding sequence ATGATTTATCTCAACAATCATGCTGGTGGATTTAATCCCAAAGTTTATCCACCTTTTGCCTCATTCAAGGAAGTTGATGATGCACAACCTGTCTCTGCCGGTGGTGATGCGATTAAAAAAGGTGAAAAGGTTTTCAACCTAAGCTGTTCCCCCTGCCATCAGGCTAATGGTCTTGGCGTTGCAGGCCAGTTTCCTCCATTGGCGGGATCAGAATGGGTGCTGGCACCGAAGACTGACCGTATCATCCGGATTGTGCTAAATGGTTTTCAAGGGCCGGTCGAAGTGAAAGGCGCTCAATTTAACAACGTGATGGTTCCCTGGCGGGATAGCTTGAAAGATGAAGATATTGCCAATGTGATCACTTACGTCAGACAAGCTTGGGGAAATAAAGCGGGCCCAGTCAAACCGGAAGAAGTGAAAGCGATCAGAGAAGCAACCGCGCAGAAGGGCGATGCTTATACCAGCCCTGAGCTCCAACCCATCCCGGACAGATAG
- a CDS encoding cbb3-type cytochrome c oxidase subunit II, whose translation MNLGPLLFLGTFFALATSWFGFVLMPQLQIGRQQQVEAANTGQPYPPRPAGQAVQGESIYRANGCFYCHSQQVRPIGFGADERFGWDGRQSKVQSVAQDYLFAQPVMLGSQRIGPDLTNIGLRNPDAAWQLRHLYNPQLVSPGSTMPPYRFLFEKRKLKFGEKRSVDALQLDNIPADYEIVPTAEAKVLVSYLQSLHSEGILFEAPPLTNRPPAEAGTNAPSGTNAAPVATNSASTNLPAK comes from the coding sequence ATGAATTTAGGTCCGCTCTTATTTCTGGGGACATTTTTCGCATTGGCCACTTCGTGGTTTGGGTTTGTTCTCATGCCGCAGTTACAGATTGGACGGCAGCAACAGGTGGAAGCTGCGAACACCGGTCAGCCATATCCGCCGCGTCCTGCCGGTCAAGCAGTCCAGGGTGAGTCTATTTACCGCGCCAATGGATGCTTTTATTGCCACAGCCAGCAGGTGCGCCCAATTGGATTTGGCGCCGATGAGCGTTTTGGCTGGGATGGTCGCCAGAGCAAAGTGCAAAGCGTGGCGCAGGATTATCTTTTTGCACAGCCCGTGATGCTTGGTTCTCAGCGAATCGGACCCGATTTAACGAACATTGGTTTGCGGAATCCGGATGCAGCCTGGCAACTGAGACATCTTTACAATCCACAGTTGGTGTCGCCGGGTTCAACCATGCCACCGTACCGTTTCCTGTTTGAGAAACGCAAGCTGAAGTTTGGCGAGAAGCGGTCGGTTGACGCGCTACAATTGGATAATATTCCCGCTGATTATGAAATTGTTCCAACCGCAGAGGCAAAAGTGCTGGTTTCCTACCTCCAAAGCCTGCATTCCGAAGGAATCCTGTTTGAAGCGCCGCCATTGACCAATCGTCCGCCCGCAGAAGCTGGAACCAATGCTCCTTCGGGCACGAACGCTGCGCCTGTAGCCACGAACAGTGCGTCAACCAATCTTCCCGCAAAATGA
- a CDS encoding cbb3-type cytochrome c oxidase subunit I, whose translation MSATPSTKQPISTSNGDALTAVPGVEIDASCRPPVMLLFVSAAVWLLLSSVFGIIASMTFHKASMLGDTAAMTYGRMHPAALNALVYGFAIQAGLGVGLWMLSHLGRTRLAMTPVIVLGAILWNIGMTLGIGAIFYGDSAGFEWLEFPRYSSALLFVGYLSMGLGAIVTFHLRRERSLYISQWLLAAAILWFPWIYSTAQLLLLVHPVRGVMQAVIDWWYINNLTTIWLGFTGLAAVFYFIPKITGRALYSHYLGVFIFWILAIFGSWGGIPNASPLPRWIPALSGAAVMISLVAVAGVAVNVWKSISGSAQKPAGGNLIKFIVFGGFAYVVASLAGAILCVSKGSEILNFTWFLPAQSQLMIYGFFAMTMFGAVYFISGKLLQVEVCAGKIKAHFWLAALGVIVYAVALAAGGVQQGSGLSDAHATSSFLEIAKGTIPFIRASTMGDMLMAIANLLFLVNLIGILVRVGRTGYTAAMVANTKTAGVRS comes from the coding sequence ATGAGCGCAACTCCTTCCACAAAGCAACCGATTTCCACCTCCAATGGTGATGCCCTCACGGCAGTGCCCGGCGTGGAAATTGATGCCTCCTGCCGCCCGCCCGTGATGCTGCTCTTCGTGAGCGCTGCAGTCTGGTTATTATTGTCTTCCGTCTTCGGAATCATTGCCTCAATGACTTTCCATAAGGCGAGCATGTTGGGAGATACTGCAGCGATGACTTACGGTCGCATGCATCCTGCAGCATTGAATGCCTTGGTTTATGGTTTTGCGATTCAGGCTGGATTGGGAGTGGGTCTGTGGATGTTGAGCCATTTGGGACGCACTCGGCTGGCGATGACTCCAGTGATTGTGCTGGGCGCAATTCTATGGAATATCGGAATGACTTTAGGTATTGGGGCGATTTTTTATGGTGACAGCGCCGGTTTTGAGTGGCTGGAATTTCCACGATATTCCTCAGCCCTGTTGTTTGTTGGTTACTTGTCGATGGGACTTGGGGCCATTGTAACATTCCATCTTCGGCGTGAACGTAGTCTCTATATTTCACAGTGGCTGCTGGCAGCCGCGATTTTGTGGTTTCCTTGGATTTACTCCACCGCACAGCTTTTGTTGCTGGTTCATCCTGTTCGCGGAGTGATGCAGGCAGTAATTGATTGGTGGTACATCAATAATCTGACCACCATCTGGCTTGGCTTCACCGGATTGGCAGCCGTTTTTTATTTCATCCCAAAGATAACCGGACGTGCACTTTATAGTCACTACCTGGGCGTGTTTATCTTCTGGATATTGGCTATTTTTGGGTCATGGGGTGGCATTCCAAATGCAAGTCCCTTGCCGAGATGGATTCCAGCATTGAGCGGCGCAGCGGTGATGATTTCGCTCGTGGCCGTTGCCGGGGTAGCCGTAAACGTGTGGAAAAGCATTTCAGGAAGCGCACAAAAGCCTGCGGGAGGCAATCTTATCAAGTTTATAGTTTTCGGAGGTTTTGCTTACGTGGTGGCGTCACTGGCTGGAGCCATCCTTTGTGTGTCGAAGGGAAGCGAGATTCTCAATTTTACCTGGTTTCTTCCAGCGCAGTCTCAATTGATGATTTACGGTTTTTTTGCCATGACAATGTTTGGTGCCGTTTATTTTATCTCAGGGAAGCTGCTTCAAGTTGAAGTTTGTGCTGGAAAGATCAAAGCTCATTTCTGGCTGGCTGCCTTGGGAGTGATTGTTTATGCAGTTGCCTTGGCAGCGGGTGGCGTGCAGCAAGGCAGCGGGTTAAGCGATGCTCACGCTACAAGTTCTTTCCTCGAGATAGCAAAAGGGACGATTCCTTTTATTCGAGCGAGCACAATGGGGGATATGCTCATGGCCATCGCTAACCTTCTTTTCCTTGTGAATCTTATCGGCATTTTAGTTCGGGTTGGGCGGACTGGTTATACTGCGGCAATGGTCGCGAACACCAAGACAGCGGGGGTAAGATCATGA
- a CDS encoding preprotein translocase subunit SecE, whose protein sequence is MSELRRVKSGSALIAYSIAVIGAFLIVGGLVWVMISYTRPEPLGAERATERKKALTELRSANVDALSTYGWQDQARGVVRLPMMDKESGGPGRSMELALKLWQNPAAARSNLIARVEKATAPAPKAPEKPSQFE, encoded by the coding sequence GTGAGTGAATTACGTCGAGTAAAATCTGGTTCCGCGCTCATTGCGTATTCCATTGCAGTCATTGGAGCTTTCTTAATTGTGGGTGGACTTGTCTGGGTGATGATCAGTTATACCCGGCCTGAGCCACTCGGAGCAGAGCGGGCGACTGAGCGTAAGAAGGCCCTGACGGAACTTCGTTCGGCGAATGTGGATGCCCTTTCAACCTATGGTTGGCAGGATCAAGCCAGAGGTGTGGTGCGTTTGCCAATGATGGACAAGGAATCCGGTGGGCCGGGTCGTTCCATGGAACTGGCCTTGAAACTTTGGCAGAATCCGGCAGCGGCCCGTTCGAATTTGATTGCCCGTGTGGAAAAGGCGACGGCACCTGCACCCAAAGCACCGGAAAAACCCAGCCAGTTTGAATAA
- a CDS encoding c-type cytochrome, with protein sequence MRYFLLILVLCSVAVFAIAGKRGATSRKPPIEIFPDMDRQPKLRPQTPNNFFANGRSSQVGVPGTIAQGDVYETTPFTTGHVAGKTNYVDVLPVKVTLQLLERGQQRFNINCSPCHGAQGDGNGITKKIGAMAIVANLHDKRIVELQDGEIFNTITYGKNLMGPYGANVTVEDRWAIVAYLRSLQLSKLGTLDDVPEPLRASLKK encoded by the coding sequence ATGCGTTACTTCCTGCTAATTCTTGTTTTATGTTCGGTTGCGGTGTTTGCCATTGCTGGCAAGCGCGGCGCCACCTCCCGCAAGCCGCCGATCGAAATCTTTCCAGACATGGATCGTCAGCCAAAACTGCGTCCACAAACTCCGAATAATTTTTTCGCGAATGGAAGAAGCTCGCAGGTTGGAGTCCCGGGAACCATCGCCCAAGGTGATGTTTACGAGACAACTCCCTTCACGACCGGCCATGTGGCGGGCAAAACGAACTACGTGGATGTTCTGCCCGTGAAAGTCACATTGCAGTTGCTCGAACGCGGTCAGCAACGTTTTAACATTAACTGTTCTCCATGCCATGGCGCGCAGGGTGATGGCAATGGAATCACCAAGAAAATCGGAGCCATGGCGATCGTGGCAAATCTGCATGATAAACGAATCGTGGAACTTCAGGACGGAGAGATTTTCAACACGATTACCTATGGTAAGAATTTGATGGGGCCATATGGGGCCAATGTCACCGTGGAAGATCGTTGGGCCATTGTTGCCTATCTGCGGTCCCTCCAGTTAAGCAAATTGGGAACACTGGACGATGTGCCGGAACCATTGCGTGCTTCATTGAAAAAGTAG
- a CDS encoding DUF3341 domain-containing protein, whose translation MAENPKVYGIIAEFETPAAIMHAAEKVRDTGFRKWDVFTPFPIHGMDHAMGIKNSKVGWFSFFGGVTGYTTGMLMIWWMNAVDYPIIVGGKPMFSPFSAFPPSYELTILLGAFGALGGMMFLNRLPRLYHPLLKNRRFALVTHDRYFLVIETSDPKYSETETRKLLESFDSKHIELVEE comes from the coding sequence ATGGCTGAGAATCCTAAAGTTTACGGCATCATTGCCGAATTTGAAACCCCGGCTGCAATCATGCATGCAGCGGAGAAGGTCCGGGATACGGGCTTCCGCAAGTGGGATGTGTTCACTCCGTTCCCCATCCATGGCATGGATCACGCGATGGGTATCAAAAATTCAAAGGTCGGATGGTTCTCCTTCTTTGGAGGTGTGACAGGTTACACCACAGGCATGCTCATGATCTGGTGGATGAACGCTGTTGATTATCCGATTATCGTGGGTGGCAAACCGATGTTCAGCCCTTTCAGCGCTTTTCCCCCTTCATACGAACTCACGATTCTTTTAGGTGCGTTTGGAGCATTGGGAGGCATGATGTTCCTGAATCGCCTGCCACGGTTATATCATCCGTTGCTCAAAAATCGACGTTTCGCGTTAGTCACGCATGACCGTTACTTTCTTGTGATTGAAACCAGCGATCCTAAATACTCTGAAACCGAAACCCGCAAGCTGCTTGAATCTTTCGACAGCAAGCACATCGAATTGGTGGAGGAATAA
- the nrfD gene encoding NrfD/PsrC family molybdoenzyme membrane anchor subunit: protein MADMLSNIEVKAPPAELRRIPLVGNRRSIGWISDAIAGVGEGKIPWWWWASMVPSVILMVTCFSMIAYLISVGVGVWGPGHPVMWGWAIINFVWWIGIGHAGTLISAILFLLRQRWRTSINRAAEAMTIFAVMCAGIFPLIHIGRVWLGWWLFPIPNQNGIWPQFRSPLMWDVFAVSTYFTVSLLFWYMGLIPDLAVYRDRAQTKIRKFFYGLFSLGWTGSNRHWSNYEKAYLILAGLSTPLVLSVHSIVSLDFSVSQLPGWHTTIFPPYFVAGAVFSGFGMVLTLLVPLRRLLHLQDIITVRHVELMCKVTLATGSIVGYAYGMEFFIAWYSGNEYERYAFINRAFGHYAWAYWTMIICNVVVPQFFWFRKIRQNMLIVFILSIFVNIGMWFERFVIVVISLHRDFLPSNWSWFKPTWVDILTYLGTFGLFFTLFLLFLRFLPIIAISEVKGITPQADPHHPLGGAKDGGHH, encoded by the coding sequence ATGGCTGACATGTTGTCGAATATTGAAGTTAAGGCCCCACCTGCCGAATTGAGGCGTATCCCATTGGTGGGAAATCGCCGGTCGATCGGCTGGATTTCCGATGCCATCGCCGGGGTGGGTGAGGGGAAGATTCCCTGGTGGTGGTGGGCTTCGATGGTGCCCAGCGTGATCTTGATGGTCACCTGTTTCAGCATGATCGCCTATTTGATCTCGGTGGGCGTGGGTGTCTGGGGCCCGGGTCATCCAGTCATGTGGGGATGGGCAATCATCAACTTCGTCTGGTGGATCGGTATCGGTCACGCCGGAACACTCATCTCTGCAATTTTGTTTCTTTTGCGCCAACGCTGGCGTACTTCGATCAATCGCGCGGCTGAAGCGATGACCATTTTCGCCGTTATGTGCGCGGGTATTTTTCCGCTCATCCATATTGGTCGTGTGTGGCTCGGTTGGTGGTTGTTTCCAATTCCGAATCAAAACGGAATCTGGCCTCAATTCCGTTCACCTTTGATGTGGGACGTGTTCGCCGTGTCAACCTACTTCACTGTTTCATTGCTGTTCTGGTACATGGGATTGATCCCTGACCTGGCAGTGTACCGCGATCGAGCACAGACAAAGATTCGCAAGTTTTTCTATGGTTTGTTCTCCCTGGGCTGGACTGGTTCCAACCGGCACTGGAGTAACTATGAAAAGGCTTATTTGATTCTTGCCGGTCTCTCGACACCGCTCGTGCTTTCCGTGCACTCAATCGTGTCATTGGACTTCTCAGTTTCACAGTTGCCCGGCTGGCATACCACCATCTTTCCGCCCTACTTCGTGGCTGGCGCCGTGTTCTCCGGCTTTGGTATGGTGCTGACCTTGTTGGTGCCATTGCGCCGTTTGCTCCACTTGCAGGACATTATCACTGTTCGTCACGTCGAATTGATGTGCAAAGTGACTTTGGCAACGGGTTCGATTGTTGGTTATGCTTACGGCATGGAGTTCTTCATTGCCTGGTATAGCGGTAACGAGTATGAGCGCTACGCCTTCATCAACCGTGCCTTCGGTCATTATGCCTGGGCTTATTGGACGATGATCATTTGCAACGTTGTGGTACCTCAGTTCTTCTGGTTCAGGAAGATTCGGCAAAATATGTTGATCGTGTTTATCCTGTCCATTTTCGTGAACATTGGCATGTGGTTTGAGCGGTTCGTCATCGTTGTCATCTCGCTTCATCGCGATTTCCTGCCTTCGAACTGGTCCTGGTTCAAGCCCACGTGGGTTGACATTCTAACCTACCTGGGAACTTTCGGTCTGTTCTTTACCTTGTTCCTTTTATTCCTGCGTTTCCTGCCGATCATTGCGATCTCGGAAGTTAAGGGGATCACACCTCAGGCTGATCCTCATCATCCGCTCGGCGGAGCCAAAGACGGAGGACATCACTAA